Genomic segment of Vulpes vulpes isolate BD-2025 chromosome 16, VulVul3, whole genome shotgun sequence:
AATGGGCCATAAGACATTGATGAGTCAAATCAATGATGAGTCAAACCAGTCATTAATGAGGACTCATCAGAATTGTTCCTAAGTCTGTGGTCATGGTCTTGGACACCTGTTGCTGATGAACCTCTGATCAGGGTCAGTGAAGGGGTCAATGAAGGTCACTGGGAGCCCTGATGCAAGGGAGTTTGGCCAGACATAAGGGCTGCTGGAGGCAGTGGGTCACTCTCCTATGGGTCAGGGCAGGAGGCCGGTTCCGGCAGATGGACTCCTGTATGAAGCCAGAGGTGTCCGCCACAGTTGACAGCCTGCCAGTCATCATGGGTAACCTGACCCCAGACTCTGGGTCTACCGTTTGCATATTAAAGATGCCTGACCTCTGACCCCACAAAGTCTAGGTTCTCTCATCAGGGGACCACCGGACCTCCCCCAGACAGGTGATCCGAAGCAACACCAGGGTCAGGGGCCCCACATCACAACACGCCTGACCACCGGGGCCGGGCTGGCTGTTGGTCGAGCGTACCACTCCATCTGAGTCCTGAttccaagccccatgttgggtgtagagattacttaagaaacagaacaagatGCCTGACCACCAACTCAAGAGGTGACCTAACATCCCCACAGTAGGGAACCTGGTCCTCGATGTCCAGCATCCCTGACCCCAGAGCATCCCCGACGTCCCCTCCCAGGAAGCTCAGGCCCCTCACCAcctgccgccccccgcccccgcctccatCCTCCACCAGTGAGAAGCCGCTGCTGGTGGACCTGCAGGCCGGGGAGCCCGGATTCCCTGGCCACGCCCGGGCTGGCAGGAGCGCCCGTGAGCACCTGCCCGTGCCCGCTGGAGCCCGTGCGGCCTCTCCGTCGGGCGGTCTCCTAATGGgagctctcctctccccctcGGAACTCTGGCGGGCTGGCCTCACACGCCCCTCGGGAGCTGGACGACGGCTCAGCCCCAGGGCCCCCGGGTGCAGACTGACCAGTCCTGGCCCGGGCTTCGGCTCCGGGACCCCCGCGCCGGCGGATAGCGGGAGCCCGGAGACCCCCGTCCCTCCCGGCAAGCCCGGCTCCTTCCCTGAGTTCCCATTTCCTGGCCCTCCCCCCGGTGCCTCGGGCCCGCTCCACGGAGCCCGTCCGGCCGCCCCCGCTGGCCTGCAGGGGGCGTCATGCCCCGGACCGCGCGCCCAGCGCCGACGTGGAGCGGAAGAGCGAGCCCGGTGCCGGCGGGAAGAgcgagggggtgagggggggcggggccgggcggaaGCCCCGCGCGCAGCCTCAGGCGGCGCCCGTCACTTCTGCGCACGCGCGcggcgggaggtggggggagggaagaggcgAGCCGCACGCACGCCCGCGCATGCGCTCTGGCGCCGAGCGTGTGCGGGAGCGCCCGAGCCCGGCGACCTCTGCCGTGCGGCGCTGCCGAGTTTGTGGAGCGCGGGCCGGGTCCCGGGGAGCCTGGGTCGCGCTCGGCGCGTGGCCCGCGCGGGAGTCCTGCCTTCTCAGCTGACCGCTGGGCGGAAGGTGTGCGCTCCCAGGAGAGGGGCCCGGGAGGTGGCCGCGGGCCGCCGTCGCGTGCTAGGCAACTTGGCGCGCGCAGCCGGCGTGGAGCGGCCGTGGGCGGGCCGAGGGTCATCCAGCCCGGAGCGCAGGCCACCGGACGTGGCGGAGAGCAAACGTGGGAATCCCCGGGACGGACCTTTCCGCAGCCGAACAGGTGAGGGGTGTCCTAGGACCAGGGGGCTCCCGCGAGAACGGCACGGAGGCcgggaggggaggaaggcggggctTGCGGCCGTGGGAACCTCGCCTCTGCTGGGACCCAGGCTTGCTGCTGAGCACGGGCTCGGCCGCCCGTCGGGGGTTGAAGCCACAGACTCACTCGCTTCTTTTCAAGAGATGGGGGTTTATTGCAAACAGGCACACATGCTCAGGCGCCCCGGCGAGGCATGCACGTGGGATGCGGCCCGCCGGCGGGGTGGGAGGACAAGAGGACAGGAGGGCCGCGCGGAGCCGCAGGCGCGGCCAGGCCTGGGTGGGAGCCGGCGCTGGGGAAAGACGGGCGTGGGGCACGGGCTTGGGGGCCTCCTGAGCCGCAGCTGAGCTCGTCCGCGGAGCACCGTGGGAGCGGCCTCCGTGAGAGCTGGCGTGGGCTTGGCGCAGCTCCCTGCAGCCACCGGGGTTGACCCAGGACACTGAGGTGACCTCAGGCTCCTGACCCCGGCACACTGTCCTCCAGGAGCATCAGGTCCATGCTGCTGCTGGCGTGGGCACCCAAGCCTTGGCACAGGCTTGCGCATCTCAAGCCGTCAGCCCTCCGATGGACCCCAGGAGGCAGGGCCCTCCACATGAGCTGCGGGCTCCTGTCCACGCAGGGCCCTGGAGGGACAGGCAGGCCCAGcggaccccagggccctgggcttcGGACCAGGCTGTTGGTCACCGCCCTGtttggggctgggctgggcggggcctggctggctgcaaggaaggagaaggagcagaggcagcagctACGAAGGACAGAGGCCCTGCGCCAGGCGGCGGTGGGCCAGGGGGACTTCAGTCTGCTGGACCACCATGGACACACACGCTGCAAGGCCGACTTCCGGGGCCAGTGGGTGCTCCTGTACTTTGGGTTCACTCACTGCCCCGACATCTGCCCCGATGAGCTGGAAAAGCTGGTGCAGGTGGTCCGAGACCTAGAGGCCGAGCCTGGCCTGCCCCCTGTGCAGCCGATCTTCATCACTGTGGACCCCGAGCGGGACACTGTCCCAGCCATGGCCCGCTACGTCCAGGACTTCCACCCGCGGCTGCTGGGCCTGACTGGGtctgctgagcaggtagcccagGTGAGCCGCAGCTACCGCGTGTACTACCGCGCCGGCCCCAAGGACGAGGACCAGGACTATATCGTGGACCACTCCATTGCCATCTACCTGCTCAGCCCCGATGGCCTCTTCACCGACTACTACGGCCGCACCGCGTCCGCACAGCAGATCGCCGACAGCGTGCGGCACCACATGGCTGCCTTCCGCAGCGTCCTGCACTGAGCCACTCATTAAAGGGGGTGTGATGGAATGGCGGGCCTGTGATCTGTACCGCAGCCCAGGAGGCAAGGGCAGGAAGGGGCTCAGGACTCGGTCACTCACAGAGAGTGCAGGGTACAGGCGGTcctctccctgcagagcaggactTGACGGGTTCTAAGAGTTAGGTGGGAGGTAACACCGTTTTATTGGGCTGGGCCAGCCAGGAAACAGGGTGGAGCGGGCAGATGGGTGCCCGGCACCCCTGGGGGAGCTCCAGAGCCCACTCCCAGCCTCAGCGCTCCCCACTCAGGGCTGGGCCATGGAGGGAGCAGTGTAGGTCTGGAAGCGCTTGTGGGCCCGTTGGTGCGTGAGCAGTCTCAGGGACATGGTGTCCACGGCCGCCTCCAGCCCCGGCTGCTGGGTGATCTCCACCGTGTAGTCGTTGGCCTGTAGGGATGAGGTGTCAGCAGAAGCGGGGACCAGGTccctcccaggctccccaggccACTCACCAGCTGCAGGGAGGCCAGCATGGAGCGGCACACCTCAAAGGCAGGCTGGCCAGCCACTAGCTCCGCGAAGGGACACCACTGGTTGAGCTGGCTGAACCTTGAGACCACCTGGTCCCCATAGGTATGGATGTCAAAGGGCACGTGCTGTTCCTACAAGGAGGGGCGAGATCCTGGGGCAAAaccaaggcggggggggggggggggtgtcctgaCTCGCAGCCAGAGCTCAGCTCAACCCCTCACCTGCTCCTGCAGCAGGGGCTGGATGGTGTCTTCCCATTCCCTGATGCGCTGGCTCAGCTCTGTCTCCTGGACGAACTTCTGAGAAGTGGCAATGAAGAGCTCCTGGAGGAGGACCAGGGAGCTGTCACCTTCTGtgcaggggcccctcccccagcaccccaccTGCTCTCACTCAGACGTACCACATTCCTTCGGACCAGCTCCTCGTAGCTCAGGGATGCTGACATGGCCTCTGCTTCTGGAAAGCAGAAACTGAGCTGCAACGGCCGCGAGCCAcgccctttcctccctcccctgttcTCTGGGACCCCCTCTCAGGCCTACCCAGGTCTGCAGTGGCCCCG
This window contains:
- the SCO2 gene encoding protein SCO2 homolog, mitochondrial, whose amino-acid sequence is MLLLAWAPKPWHRLAHLKPSALRWTPGGRALHMSCGLLSTQGPGGTGRPSGPQGPGLRTRLLVTALFGAGLGGAWLAARKEKEQRQQLRRTEALRQAAVGQGDFSLLDHHGHTRCKADFRGQWVLLYFGFTHCPDICPDELEKLVQVVRDLEAEPGLPPVQPIFITVDPERDTVPAMARYVQDFHPRLLGLTGSAEQVAQVSRSYRVYYRAGPKDEDQDYIVDHSIAIYLLSPDGLFTDYYGRTASAQQIADSVRHHMAAFRSVLH